The proteins below are encoded in one region of Serratia symbiotica:
- the nagE gene encoding N-acetylglucosamine-specific PTS transporter subunit IIBC, with amino-acid sequence MNILNYLQKVGRALMVPVATLPAAAILMGIGYWIDPVGWGGGNVLAAFLIKSGSAIIDHMSALFAVGVAYGMSKDKDGAAALTGFVGFLVLTTLCSPAAVSMIQKIPLDQVPIAFSKIENQFVGILVGIISAEIYNRFSGVELPKALSFFSGRRLVPILISFLMILVAFIMMSIWPMIFNALVSFGEQIQKLGSVGAGIYAFFNRLLIPIGLHHALNSVFWFDVAGINDIPNFLGGQQSIDAGKAVAGITGRYQAGFFPIMMFGIPGAALAIYQCAHPHNKAKVLGIMMAAAFASFFTGITEPLEFSFMFVAPMLYFIHAVLTGISVFIAAYMHWISGFGFSAGLVDMALWVRNPLATHWYMLIPQGLAFFVIYYAVFRFTINKFNLMTPGRELAVAGEETDGYDTDVSADKNENDITTLARRYVDAIGGYDNLTSIDACITRLRLNVKDAARVNDALAKRLGASGVIRLNKQSVQVIVGTRAELIASAMYNLVAAGPAAEDKPQDVPRVALETLLAPVTGEVVALDQVPDEAFARKVVGDGLAIRPTDKIVVAPADGTIVKIFNTNHAFCLETDKGVEIVVHMGIDTVALNGQGFKRLVEEGAEVKAGRPILELDLDFLNANARSMISPVVVSNAGDYAGLTALATGSVVSGQTKLFEIQK; translated from the coding sequence GTGAACATTCTTAATTATTTGCAAAAGGTGGGGCGCGCGCTGATGGTGCCGGTGGCCACGCTGCCTGCAGCTGCCATCTTGATGGGGATCGGGTACTGGATTGACCCTGTCGGCTGGGGAGGTGGCAATGTTCTCGCGGCTTTCCTGATTAAATCCGGTTCTGCCATTATCGATCACATGTCGGCATTATTCGCCGTTGGCGTGGCTTACGGCATGTCCAAAGACAAGGACGGTGCCGCTGCGCTGACCGGCTTTGTCGGCTTCCTGGTGCTGACTACCCTCTGTTCGCCGGCCGCCGTGTCGATGATTCAGAAAATTCCCCTCGATCAGGTTCCCATTGCGTTCAGTAAAATTGAGAACCAATTCGTCGGTATTTTGGTCGGTATCATCTCCGCCGAAATTTACAACCGTTTCAGCGGTGTAGAGTTGCCGAAGGCACTGTCATTCTTCAGTGGCCGCCGACTGGTGCCGATCCTCATTTCTTTTCTGATGATCTTGGTAGCTTTTATCATGATGTCCATCTGGCCGATGATCTTCAACGCTTTGGTGAGCTTCGGTGAGCAAATCCAGAAATTGGGTTCTGTCGGCGCGGGCATTTACGCCTTCTTTAACCGATTGCTGATCCCGATAGGCTTGCACCATGCGCTGAACTCGGTGTTCTGGTTCGACGTGGCTGGCATTAACGACATCCCTAACTTCCTCGGCGGCCAGCAGTCTATCGACGCTGGTAAAGCGGTGGCTGGCATTACCGGCCGATATCAGGCGGGCTTTTTCCCAATCATGATGTTCGGTATACCGGGGGCGGCGTTGGCGATCTACCAGTGCGCGCATCCGCACAATAAGGCCAAAGTTCTGGGTATTATGATGGCGGCCGCCTTTGCCTCCTTCTTTACCGGTATTACCGAACCGCTGGAGTTCTCCTTCATGTTTGTGGCACCGATGCTGTATTTTATCCATGCGGTGCTGACGGGTATCTCGGTATTTATTGCGGCTTACATGCACTGGATCTCCGGTTTCGGTTTCAGCGCTGGTCTGGTGGATATGGCGTTATGGGTGCGCAACCCGCTGGCGACCCACTGGTATATGCTGATCCCGCAGGGGCTGGCGTTCTTCGTGATCTACTACGCGGTGTTCCGCTTTACCATTAACAAGTTCAACCTGATGACCCCAGGGCGCGAACTGGCGGTAGCCGGTGAAGAGACTGACGGCTACGACACCGATGTCAGCGCTGATAAAAACGAAAACGATATCACTACCCTGGCGCGTCGCTATGTGGATGCCATTGGCGGCTATGATAACCTGACCAGCATTGATGCCTGCATTACTCGTCTGCGTCTAAATGTAAAGGACGCCGCGCGGGTGAATGACGCGTTGGCGAAACGCCTGGGTGCTTCCGGCGTGATCCGTCTTAACAAGCAAAGTGTACAGGTGATTGTCGGCACCCGTGCGGAGCTGATCGCCAGCGCCATGTACAACCTGGTTGCGGCTGGCCCCGCAGCTGAGGACAAGCCACAGGATGTGCCTAGGGTGGCTCTCGAAACATTGCTGGCTCCAGTGACTGGTGAAGTGGTGGCGCTCGATCAGGTACCTGATGAGGCTTTTGCCCGTAAAGTAGTAGGTGATGGTTTGGCCATTCGCCCGACTGACAAAATTGTTGTGGCACCGGCGGACGGTACTATCGTTAAAATTTTCAACACCAACCACGCCTTCTGTCTGGAAACTGACAAGGGTGTGGAGATTGTGGTGCATATGGGCATCGACACCGTTGCGTTGAATGGTCAGGGCTTCAAACGTCTGGTTGAAGAGGGCGCTGAGGTGAAAGCTGGTCGGCCAATTCTCGAATTGGATCTGGACTTCCTGAACGCCAATGCTCGCTCGATGATAAGCCCGGTGGTGGTCAGCAATGCTGGCGATTACGCTGGTCTGACGGCATTGGCGACTGGTTCTGTGGTATCTGGCCAGACCAAACTGTTTGAGATCCAGAAATAA
- the nagB gene encoding glucosamine-6-phosphate deaminase, whose product MRLIPLKDNAQVGNWAARHIVQRINAFNPTAERPFVLGLPTGGTPLEAYKHLIALYKAGEVSFKHVVTFNMDEYVGLPQEHPESYHTFMHHNFFDHVDIPSENINLLNGNAADVDAECYRYEEKIKSYGKINLFMGGVGVDGHIAFNEPASSLTSRTRIKTLTEDTRIANSRFFGGDVSLVPKYALTVGVGTLLDAEEVMILVTGHTKALALQAAVEGGINHMWTISCLQLHAKAVVVCDEPSTMELKVKTVKYFRKLEAENVKSL is encoded by the coding sequence ATGAGACTTATCCCACTGAAAGATAATGCACAAGTCGGCAACTGGGCCGCACGTCATATCGTTCAACGCATCAACGCATTCAACCCCACCGCAGAGCGCCCATTTGTCCTTGGCTTGCCAACCGGCGGCACACCACTGGAAGCCTACAAGCATCTGATTGCGCTGTACAAAGCAGGTGAAGTAAGCTTTAAGCATGTTGTGACATTCAACATGGATGAATACGTTGGCCTGCCACAGGAGCACCCGGAAAGCTATCATACCTTTATGCACCACAATTTCTTTGATCATGTTGATATCCCAAGCGAAAATATCAACCTGCTAAACGGCAATGCCGCAGATGTCGACGCCGAGTGCTACCGGTACGAAGAAAAGATCAAATCTTACGGTAAAATTAACCTGTTCATGGGCGGCGTTGGCGTTGATGGCCATATCGCGTTTAACGAACCCGCATCGTCACTGACCTCACGAACCCGCATCAAAACGCTGACTGAGGACACCCGCATCGCCAACTCGCGCTTCTTTGGCGGCGATGTCAGCCTGGTGCCGAAATATGCGCTGACCGTTGGCGTAGGGACATTGCTTGACGCAGAAGAAGTGATGATTCTGGTGACCGGCCACACCAAGGCGCTGGCACTGCAAGCTGCAGTGGAAGGCGGCATCAACCATATGTGGACCATCAGTTGCCTGCAACTGCACGCCAAAGCGGTGGTGGTGTGCGATGAGCCTTCCACCATGGAATTGAAAGTCAAAACTGTTAAATATTTCCGTAAGTTAGAAGCGGAAAACGTTAAAAGTCTTTAA
- the nagA gene encoding N-acetylglucosamine-6-phosphate deacetylase: MFALTQGRVFTGYDVLDGHAVIIANGLIERVCPEAQLPAGIETHDLSGTLLVPGLIDVQLNGCGGVQFNDSLDAISQQTLEIMQRANEKSGCTSYLPTLITSSDEFIKHGIAVMRTYLKTHRNQALGLHLEGPYLSPVKKGTHNPAFIRQPTSEMIDYLCANADVIIKVTLAPEMVEPRFISQLSDAGIIVSAGHSNATYHQARSGFAAGISFATHLYNAMPSITGREPGLMGAIFDTPEVYTGIIADGHHVAWASIRNAKRLKGDKLVLVTDATAPAGADIDQFIFANKTIYYRDGLCVDENGTLSGSALTMIEAVKNSVQHVGIALDEALRMATLYPARAIGVDHQLGTIEAGKIANLTAITPDFKITKTLVNGNEVYFNE; the protein is encoded by the coding sequence ATGTTCGCTTTAACCCAAGGCCGCGTCTTTACCGGCTACGATGTACTTGACGGCCACGCCGTCATTATCGCTAACGGGCTGATTGAGCGTGTCTGCCCAGAGGCTCAATTGCCAGCCGGCATCGAAACGCACGATTTGAGTGGCACACTCCTGGTCCCCGGATTGATCGATGTGCAACTGAACGGTTGTGGCGGCGTGCAATTTAACGATTCATTGGACGCCATTTCGCAACAGACACTAGAAATCATGCAGCGCGCCAATGAAAAATCCGGCTGCACCAGCTATTTGCCAACGCTGATCACCAGCAGCGACGAATTTATCAAACACGGCATCGCGGTGATGCGTACCTACCTTAAAACGCACCGTAATCAGGCGCTCGGTCTACACCTAGAAGGGCCATATCTTAGCCCGGTGAAGAAAGGCACCCATAACCCGGCTTTTATCCGCCAACCCACCAGCGAGATGATCGACTACCTGTGCGCCAACGCCGATGTGATCATCAAGGTGACGCTGGCACCAGAAATGGTAGAGCCTCGGTTTATCAGTCAGTTAAGCGATGCTGGCATTATAGTTTCTGCTGGCCACTCAAACGCCACTTATCATCAAGCTCGCAGCGGTTTCGCTGCCGGCATCAGCTTCGCCACCCATTTGTATAACGCCATGCCATCTATCACTGGTCGCGAACCTGGATTGATGGGGGCGATCTTCGATACACCTGAGGTCTATACCGGCATCATTGCCGATGGTCATCATGTCGCTTGGGCGAGTATCCGTAACGCTAAGCGCCTAAAAGGGGATAAGTTGGTGCTGGTCACCGATGCCACAGCGCCAGCCGGTGCCGATATTGACCAATTTATTTTTGCCAATAAAACAATATACTATCGTGATGGTCTGTGCGTGGATGAGAACGGCACGCTGAGCGGTTCTGCACTGACCATGATCGAGGCGGTGAAAAACAGCGTACAGCATGTCGGGATTGCGTTGGACGAAGCACTGCGTATGGCAACGCTGTACCCGGCACGTGCCATCGGCGTTGACCACCAATTGGGCACCATTGAGGCTGGCAAGATAGCCAACCTGACCGCTATCACACCTGATTTTAAGATCACTAAAACGCTCGTTAACGGTAACGAGGTTTATTTTAATGAATAG
- the nagC gene encoding DNA-binding transcriptional regulator NagC, protein MSTGVQAQIGNVDLVKQLNGAAVYRLIDQQGPISRIQIAEFSQLAPASVTKITRQLLERGLIKEVDQQASTGGRRAISIVSETRHFHTVAVRLGRHDATITLYDMSAKSLGEEHYPLPERTQETLENSLFTAIAHFIDNHQRKLRELIAIAVTLPGLVDPVLGVIHYMPHISVNNWALVDNLQQRFNVTSFVGHDIRSLALAEHYFGATRDCEDSILVRLHRGTGAGIIVNGKVFLGNNGNVGEIGHIQIDPLGERCHCGNFGCLETVAASAAIEHRVRQLLTQGYPSKLKLDDCNINAICMAANRNDRLAVEMIEHVGRYLGKAVAIAINLFNPQKVVIAGEITEADKVLLPAIQSCINTQVLKDFRKNLPVVTSELNHRSAIGAFSLAKRAMLNGVLLQRLLES, encoded by the coding sequence ATGAGCACTGGCGTACAAGCACAGATAGGGAATGTTGACTTAGTCAAACAGCTCAACGGCGCGGCAGTTTATCGCCTGATCGACCAGCAGGGGCCGATCTCGCGTATTCAAATTGCCGAGTTCAGCCAGCTAGCTCCTGCCAGCGTCACTAAAATTACTCGCCAATTGTTGGAGCGCGGGCTGATCAAAGAAGTCGATCAGCAAGCCTCCACCGGTGGCCGCCGCGCTATCTCCATCGTCTCCGAAACCCGCCATTTCCACACCGTCGCAGTGCGTCTTGGTCGTCACGATGCCACCATCACGTTATACGACATGAGTGCGAAATCGCTCGGTGAAGAACACTACCCGCTGCCGGAGCGTACTCAAGAAACGTTGGAAAATTCCCTATTTACCGCTATCGCGCACTTTATCGACAACCACCAGCGCAAGCTGCGCGAACTGATCGCCATCGCGGTGACCCTACCCGGCTTAGTTGACCCGGTTTTGGGCGTAATACACTACATGCCGCACATCAGCGTCAACAACTGGGCGTTGGTAGATAACCTGCAACAGCGCTTTAACGTCACCAGCTTCGTCGGCCACGATATCCGCAGCTTGGCACTGGCCGAACATTACTTTGGTGCTACCCGTGACTGTGAGGACTCGATCCTGGTGCGCCTGCATCGCGGCACGGGTGCCGGCATTATCGTCAATGGCAAGGTTTTCCTCGGCAACAACGGTAACGTTGGCGAGATCGGCCATATTCAGATCGATCCACTGGGCGAACGCTGCCACTGTGGCAATTTCGGTTGCCTGGAAACTGTGGCCGCCAGTGCGGCGATCGAACACCGCGTGCGCCAGTTGCTGACGCAAGGTTATCCAAGCAAGCTGAAGCTGGACGATTGCAACATTAACGCTATTTGTATGGCCGCTAACCGCAACGATCGGCTGGCCGTCGAAATGATCGAACACGTTGGCCGCTATCTGGGCAAGGCGGTGGCTATCGCCATCAACCTGTTCAACCCACAAAAGGTGGTGATCGCCGGTGAAATCACTGAGGCGGACAAAGTGCTGCTGCCAGCGATCCAAAGCTGCATCAATACTCAAGTGCTGAAAGACTTCCGCAAAAATCTACCAGTAGTCACCTCCGAGCTTAATCATCGCTCGGCGATCGGGGCCTTTTCCTTGGCTAAGCGGGCAATGCTCAACGGTGTGCTCTTACAGCGATTGCTGGAAAGTTGA
- the asnB gene encoding asparagine synthase B yields MCSIFGVLDLKSDPIELRKKALELSGLMRHRGPDWSGIYASDHAILVHERLSIVDVNNGAQPLYNAAHSHVLAVNGEIYNHQVLRQQLSECYEFQTGSDCEVILALYQQKGPAFLDDLQGMFAFVLYDTEKDAYLIGRDHLGIIPLYMGHDAHGNRYVASEMKALVPVCRTIKTFPAGSYLWSQDGEIREYYQRDWFNYENVKDNTTDASALRTALEDAVKSHLMSDVPYGVLLSGGLDSSVISAITKQYAARRVEDQARSEAWWPQLHSFAVGLEGSPDLHAAQDVANHLGTVHHEIHFTVQEGLDAIRDVIYHIETYDVTTIRASTPMYLMSRKIKAMGIKMVLSGEGADEVFGGYLYFHKAPNAREFHDETVRKLLALHMFDCARANKAMSAWGVEARVPFLDKKFLDVAMSINPKDKMCGQGKMEKHIIRECFESYLPSSVAWRQKEQFSDGVGYSWIDTLKEVAAQQISDQQLETARFRFPYNTPTSKEGYLYREIFEALFPLPSAAECVPGGPSVACSSAKAIEWDESFKKMDDPSGRAVGVHQAAYN; encoded by the coding sequence ATGTGTTCTATTTTCGGTGTGCTCGATCTTAAGTCCGATCCCATTGAACTGCGCAAAAAAGCGCTGGAGCTGTCAGGTCTGATGCGCCATCGTGGCCCGGATTGGTCCGGCATCTACGCCAGTGATCATGCCATTTTGGTGCACGAGCGGCTGTCGATCGTCGACGTCAACAACGGTGCCCAACCGCTGTACAATGCTGCGCACAGCCATGTCCTGGCAGTCAACGGTGAAATCTACAACCATCAGGTGCTACGCCAGCAGCTAAGCGAGTGCTATGAGTTCCAAACCGGTTCTGACTGTGAAGTGATCCTGGCGCTGTATCAGCAGAAAGGCCCAGCATTCCTCGACGATCTGCAAGGCATGTTTGCCTTCGTACTGTACGACACCGAAAAAGACGCCTACCTGATCGGTCGCGATCATCTAGGCATCATCCCGCTTTATATGGGCCACGACGCGCATGGCAACCGGTATGTCGCCTCTGAAATGAAAGCGCTGGTGCCGGTTTGCCGCACTATCAAGACATTCCCAGCCGGTAGCTACCTGTGGAGCCAGGATGGCGAGATCCGTGAATATTACCAGCGCGACTGGTTCAATTACGAAAACGTCAAGGACAACACCACCGATGCCAGCGCCCTGCGCACTGCACTGGAAGACGCGGTGAAAAGCCACCTGATGTCCGATGTGCCTTACGGCGTGTTGCTCTCCGGCGGGCTGGATTCTTCAGTGATCTCGGCGATCACTAAGCAATACGCCGCACGCCGCGTAGAAGATCAGGCACGCAGCGAAGCCTGGTGGCCACAGCTACATTCCTTTGCCGTTGGCCTAGAAGGTTCCCCAGATCTGCACGCCGCACAGGACGTTGCCAACCATTTGGGTACGGTGCACCATGAGATCCACTTCACTGTGCAGGAAGGGCTGGATGCCATCCGCGACGTGATTTATCACATTGAAACCTACGATGTCACCACCATCCGTGCCTCTACACCGATGTACCTGATGTCGCGTAAGATCAAGGCGATGGGCATCAAGATGGTGCTGTCTGGCGAAGGTGCGGATGAAGTGTTCGGCGGCTACCTGTACTTCCATAAAGCACCGAACGCCCGCGAGTTCCATGATGAAACGGTGCGTAAATTACTGGCATTACATATGTTTGACTGCGCCCGCGCCAACAAGGCGATGTCCGCCTGGGGTGTTGAAGCCCGCGTGCCATTCTTAGATAAAAAATTCCTCGATGTGGCAATGAGCATCAACCCGAAAGACAAAATGTGCGGCCAGGGAAAAATGGAAAAACACATCATTCGTGAATGTTTTGAGTCCTATCTGCCAAGCAGCGTGGCTTGGCGTCAAAAAGAGCAGTTCTCCGACGGCGTGGGCTATAGCTGGATTGACACATTGAAAGAGGTGGCTGCACAGCAGATCAGCGATCAACAGCTCGAAACCGCGCGTTTCCGCTTCCCATACAACACGCCGACCTCAAAAGAAGGCTACCTGTACCGTGAAATTTTCGAGGCGTTGTTCCCGCTACCCAGCGCCGCCGAATGTGTGCCGGGCGGCCCATCAGTCGCCTGCTCTTCGGCCAAGGCCATTGAGTGGGACGAATCGTTCAAAAAGATGGACGATCCTTCTGGCCGGGCAGTAGGGGTGCACCAGGCTGCCTACAACTAA
- the ubiF gene encoding 3-demethoxyubiquinol 3-hydroxylase — MNNTFQKGYDAVVVGGGMVGAAAALGLAHAGWSVALLEHQAPQVFEAQNPPDLRISAIGCTSVGLLKQLGAWSAVMAMRTAAYRLLETWEWGSSRVVFDAASLGLPELGFMVENRILQLALWQQLAQCDNLVLRCPSRLQSLQRVDGRWRLTLDSAETLEARLVVGADGAQSQVRRLAAIGIDGWQYRQSCMLITVDTGVPQQDITWQQFFPSGPRAFLPLYDQWASLVWYDSPQRIRQLQAMPPLLLEGEIAEAFPERLGAVRVHAAGAFPLVRRHAQRYVLPGLALLGDAAHTINPLAGQGVNLGYRDVDVLLKVLGEAREQGEDWSCESVLMRYQRQRRPDNLLMQSGMDLFYSVFSNNLAPLSVARNLALMAAQRAGKLKQHALKYALGL; from the coding sequence ATGAACAATACATTTCAAAAAGGGTATGACGCAGTGGTGGTGGGCGGCGGAATGGTCGGGGCGGCGGCGGCGCTGGGGTTGGCGCATGCGGGGTGGTCGGTGGCGCTGCTGGAGCATCAGGCACCACAGGTGTTCGAGGCGCAAAATCCGCCGGATCTGCGCATTTCGGCCATTGGCTGCACCTCGGTAGGGTTATTAAAGCAGTTGGGGGCGTGGTCAGCGGTGATGGCGATGCGCACCGCAGCGTACCGTCTGCTGGAGACTTGGGAGTGGGGATCGTCGCGCGTGGTGTTTGATGCGGCCTCTCTCGGCCTGCCAGAGCTGGGGTTTATGGTCGAAAACCGCATTCTGCAACTGGCGTTGTGGCAACAGTTGGCACAGTGCGACAACCTGGTGCTCCGCTGTCCGTCTCGGCTGCAATCGCTCCAACGGGTTGATGGGCGCTGGCGTTTGACGTTGGACAGCGCGGAAACGCTGGAGGCACGTCTGGTCGTGGGGGCAGATGGCGCGCAGTCACAGGTACGCCGCTTGGCGGCCATCGGTATTGACGGCTGGCAGTACCGCCAGTCGTGCATGCTGATTACCGTCGATACCGGCGTGCCACAACAGGACATCACCTGGCAGCAGTTTTTCCCGTCCGGGCCGCGTGCCTTCTTACCGTTATATGACCAATGGGCTTCGCTGGTGTGGTACGACAGCCCGCAGCGCATCCGCCAGTTGCAGGCTATGCCACCGTTGCTGCTCGAAGGTGAAATCGCTGAGGCTTTCCCGGAGCGGTTGGGGGCGGTAAGGGTGCACGCCGCCGGCGCCTTCCCGCTGGTGCGCCGCCATGCACAGCGTTATGTGTTACCGGGGTTGGCGTTACTGGGGGATGCGGCACATACCATTAATCCGCTGGCTGGTCAGGGCGTCAATCTGGGCTACCGCGACGTGGATGTCCTGCTGAAGGTACTGGGTGAAGCGCGAGAGCAGGGTGAAGACTGGAGCTGCGAGTCTGTGCTGATGCGTTATCAGCGCCAGCGCCGTCCCGACAACCTGCTGATGCAGAGCGGCATGGATCTATTCTATAGCGTTTTTAGCAATAATTTGGCACCGCTGAGTGTAGCACGCAACTTGGCCCTAATGGCCGCACAGCGGGCGGGTAAGTTAAAACAGCATGCGTTGAAATACGCGCTGGGGTTATAA
- the miaB gene encoding tRNA (N6-isopentenyl adenosine(37)-C2)-methylthiotransferase MiaB: MTKKLHIKTWGCQMNEYDSSKMADLLNSTHGFELTENAEEADVLLLNTCSIREKAQEKVFSMLGRWKLLKEKNPALIIGVGGCVASQEGEHIRSRAPCVDVVFGPQTLHRLPEMINHVQGTRSPIVDISFPEIEKFDRLPEPRAEGPCAFVSIMEGCNKYCTFCVVPYTRGEEVSRPSDDVLFEIAQLAAQGVREVNLLGQNVNAYRATTYDGDICTFAELLRLVAAIDGIDRIRFTTSHPIEFTDDVIAVYEDTPELVSFLHLPVQSGSDRILTMMKRAHTALEYKAIIRKLRKVRPNMQFSSDFIIGFPGETQADFEQTLKLIAEVNFDASFSFIYSPRPGTPAAEMIDDVSEEEKKQRLYILQDRINQQVLQFSRRMLGSVQRILVEGTSRKNVMELAGRTECNRMVNFEGSPEMVSQFVDVEITEVWAHSLRGTVVRTEQQMDLRVYESPQSVITRTRKENALGVGIYQP, translated from the coding sequence ATGACGAAAAAACTACATATCAAAACCTGGGGTTGCCAGATGAATGAATATGATTCATCAAAAATGGCTGACCTGTTGAACAGCACGCACGGCTTCGAGTTGACCGAAAACGCCGAGGAAGCAGACGTGCTGCTACTGAACACCTGCTCGATCCGTGAAAAAGCACAGGAGAAAGTTTTCTCCATGTTGGGGCGCTGGAAATTGCTGAAAGAGAAAAACCCAGCGCTGATCATCGGTGTGGGCGGTTGTGTTGCCTCACAGGAAGGTGAACATATTCGCAGCCGTGCGCCCTGCGTAGATGTGGTGTTCGGCCCGCAAACCCTGCACCGCCTGCCGGAAATGATCAATCATGTACAAGGAACCCGCAGCCCAATCGTCGACATCAGCTTCCCGGAAATTGAGAAATTTGACCGGTTGCCGGAGCCACGTGCTGAAGGCCCTTGCGCTTTTGTCTCGATCATGGAAGGCTGCAACAAATATTGCACCTTCTGCGTAGTGCCTTACACCCGTGGCGAGGAAGTGAGCCGACCAAGCGATGATGTGCTGTTCGAAATCGCCCAATTGGCCGCGCAGGGCGTACGTGAAGTGAATCTGCTCGGCCAGAATGTCAACGCATACCGCGCCACCACCTACGATGGCGACATCTGTACCTTTGCCGAGTTGCTACGCCTGGTGGCAGCTATTGATGGCATCGATCGTATCCGTTTTACCACCAGCCATCCGATAGAGTTTACCGATGACGTTATCGCAGTGTACGAGGACACCCCGGAGTTGGTCAGCTTCCTACATCTGCCAGTGCAGAGCGGGTCAGATCGTATCCTGACTATGATGAAACGGGCGCACACCGCGCTGGAATACAAGGCGATCATTCGCAAGCTGCGTAAGGTGCGGCCAAATATGCAGTTCAGCTCAGATTTCATCATCGGTTTTCCCGGCGAGACTCAGGCCGACTTCGAGCAGACCCTAAAGCTCATCGCCGAGGTTAACTTCGACGCCAGCTTCAGTTTTATCTATTCCCCACGTCCAGGCACCCCGGCAGCAGAAATGATCGACGATGTCAGCGAAGAAGAGAAAAAGCAGCGGCTGTATATCCTGCAAGATCGCATCAACCAGCAAGTGTTGCAGTTCAGTCGGCGCATGCTGGGTAGCGTGCAACGCATTCTGGTGGAAGGCACCTCGCGTAAGAACGTGATGGAACTAGCTGGCCGCACCGAGTGCAACCGCATGGTGAACTTCGAAGGCTCGCCAGAGATGGTCAGTCAGTTCGTCGATGTGGAAATTACCGAGGTGTGGGCACACTCACTGCGTGGCACCGTGGTGCGCACCGAACAGCAGATGGATCTGCGCGTTTATGAATCCCCGCAGTCGGTGATCACCCGTACCCGCAAAGAGAACGCGTTGGGTGTTGGCATTTACCAGCCTTGA
- a CDS encoding zinc ribbon domain-containing protein YjdM yields MQFPHCPQCHSEYTYQDHAMFICPECAHEWNDSAPTEDEDQLIVKDANGNLLSDGDVVTVVKDLKVKGSASMLKIGTKVKNIRLVAGDHNIDCKIEGFGPMKLKSEFVKKS; encoded by the coding sequence ATGCAATTCCCACACTGCCCTCAGTGCCACTCCGAATACACCTATCAGGATCATGCCATGTTTATCTGTCCTGAGTGCGCCCACGAATGGAACGACAGCGCGCCAACAGAAGACGAAGACCAACTGATTGTCAAAGACGCCAACGGCAACTTGCTGTCGGATGGCGATGTGGTGACCGTGGTCAAGGATCTAAAGGTCAAGGGCAGCGCGTCAATGTTGAAGATCGGCACCAAGGTGAAAAACATCCGCTTGGTGGCAGGCGATCACAACATTGACTGCAAAATCGAGGGTTTCGGCCCCATGAAGCTAAAATCCGAATTTGTGAAGAAGAGTTGA